The proteins below are encoded in one region of Maribacter aestuarii:
- a CDS encoding NADP-dependent malic enzyme, with amino-acid sequence MSKKKQRREALIYHAKPQPGKIKIVPTKPYSTQRDLALAYSPGVAEPCLEIAKNKENVYKYTSKGNLVAVISNGTAVLGLGNIGPEASKPVMEGKSLLFKIFADIDGMDIEVDTEDVDKFIETVKMIAPTFGGINLEDIKAPEAFEIERRLKEELDIPVMHDDQHGTAIISAAALLNALELAKKKIDKVRIVISGAGAAAVSCTKLYKAFGARAENIVMLDSKGVIRKDAENLSASKLEFATDRKIDTLEEAMVDADVFVGLSIADIVTPEMLNSMASNPIVFAMANPNPEINYDVAVATRKDIIMATGRSDHPNQVNNVLGFPFIFRGALDVRATAINEPMKMAAVKALAELTKETVPEQVNIVYGETRFTFGRDYIIPKPFDQRLISRIPPAVAKAAMDSGVAKAPIEDWGRYEEELLQRSGNDNKVVRLLHNRAKSNTKRIVFAEADQLDVLKAAQIVHEEGIAEPILLGRKEVILELKKELEFDAEVPIVDPLSDEFEERHIRYATKFWESRKRSGATLYSAKIKMKERNYFGAMMVLEGDADGMISGYSRAYPTVVKPIFEVIGRATGVKKVATVNIMITDRGPLFLADTSINIDPNAEEIAEIAKMTANVASTFGFDPVMALLSYANFGSSNHPHAIKVRKAVSILHENNPELVVDGEIQTDFALNKALHESKFPFSKLAGRKVNTLIFPNLESANITYKLLKELNKSDSIGPIMVGLRKSVHIMQLGASVDEIVNMTAVAVIDAQEREKRKKAKSGK; translated from the coding sequence ATGAGTAAAAAGAAGCAACGACGAGAGGCATTAATCTACCATGCAAAGCCTCAGCCTGGAAAGATAAAAATTGTCCCGACAAAACCATACTCTACCCAGCGAGACTTGGCTTTGGCCTATTCCCCAGGTGTGGCAGAACCTTGTCTCGAAATAGCCAAGAACAAAGAAAATGTTTACAAGTATACCTCTAAGGGTAATTTGGTCGCCGTCATTTCTAATGGTACGGCGGTTTTAGGATTGGGTAATATTGGTCCGGAAGCTTCTAAGCCTGTCATGGAAGGCAAGAGTTTGCTATTTAAGATTTTCGCGGATATAGACGGAATGGATATTGAAGTGGATACGGAAGATGTAGATAAGTTTATTGAAACGGTAAAGATGATAGCCCCAACTTTTGGAGGCATCAATCTTGAAGATATTAAGGCACCCGAAGCTTTTGAAATTGAAAGAAGATTAAAAGAGGAATTGGATATTCCCGTTATGCATGATGATCAACACGGGACCGCTATCATTTCTGCTGCTGCACTGCTTAACGCATTAGAACTTGCCAAAAAGAAAATTGATAAAGTAAGGATTGTGATTAGCGGAGCCGGAGCTGCCGCAGTTTCTTGTACTAAACTTTATAAGGCTTTTGGAGCTAGAGCCGAAAACATTGTTATGTTAGACAGTAAAGGTGTCATCCGAAAAGATGCGGAAAACCTTTCCGCATCCAAATTGGAATTTGCCACGGATAGAAAAATTGACACCCTAGAGGAGGCTATGGTAGATGCTGATGTATTCGTGGGTCTTTCCATAGCGGACATCGTTACCCCGGAAATGCTGAATTCCATGGCTAGCAATCCTATCGTCTTTGCCATGGCCAATCCAAATCCAGAAATAAATTATGATGTGGCAGTTGCCACCCGAAAAGATATTATTATGGCCACTGGCCGATCAGACCATCCTAATCAGGTCAATAATGTACTGGGCTTTCCCTTTATTTTTAGGGGTGCCTTGGACGTAAGGGCTACAGCCATTAACGAACCAATGAAAATGGCCGCTGTTAAGGCCTTGGCAGAATTAACCAAAGAAACGGTGCCGGAACAGGTGAATATTGTTTACGGTGAAACTAGATTTACCTTCGGAAGGGATTATATTATTCCGAAACCTTTTGACCAGCGATTAATTTCACGTATTCCTCCTGCAGTTGCAAAAGCTGCCATGGATAGCGGGGTTGCAAAGGCCCCCATAGAGGATTGGGGTAGATACGAAGAGGAGTTGTTGCAGCGTTCGGGCAACGACAACAAAGTAGTGCGATTACTGCACAACAGGGCAAAATCCAATACCAAAAGAATTGTCTTTGCAGAGGCCGATCAACTGGATGTTTTAAAAGCTGCTCAAATCGTACATGAAGAAGGTATAGCGGAACCTATTCTTTTGGGACGCAAGGAAGTTATATTGGAGCTTAAAAAGGAGCTTGAATTCGATGCCGAAGTCCCGATAGTTGATCCACTTTCCGATGAATTTGAAGAGCGTCACATTAGATATGCCACTAAATTCTGGGAAAGCAGAAAACGAAGTGGTGCCACTTTATACAGTGCTAAAATAAAAATGAAGGAACGCAACTATTTCGGTGCCATGATGGTATTGGAAGGAGATGCGGATGGAATGATATCAGGGTATTCGAGGGCTTATCCTACGGTGGTAAAACCTATTTTTGAAGTTATTGGAAGAGCAACTGGTGTAAAAAAAGTGGCCACTGTGAACATCATGATTACGGATAGAGGTCCTTTGTTTCTAGCCGATACTTCGATTAATATAGACCCTAATGCCGAAGAAATTGCGGAGATTGCAAAAATGACAGCTAACGTGGCAAGTACTTTTGGCTTCGACCCTGTGATGGCACTTTTAAGCTACGCAAACTTTGGGTCTTCTAATCATCCTCATGCTATTAAGGTTAGGAAAGCAGTTAGTATTTTACATGAAAATAATCCCGAATTAGTCGTAGATGGAGAAATACAGACGGATTTTGCGCTAAACAAGGCGTTACACGAAAGTAAATTTCCATTTTCAAAATTGGCAGGAAGGAAAGTGAATACACTCATTTTTCCCAATTTGGAATCTGCCAATATCACGTATAAACTTTTGAAGGAATTAAACAAGTCGGATTCTATTGGACCTATTATGGTTGGGCTGCGTAAATCTGTCCATATCATGCAATTAGGTGCGAGTGTGGATGAAATTGTAAATATGACGGCAGTTGCGGTTATCGATGCCCAAGAACGGGAGAAGCGTAAGAAGGCGAAGTCTGGTAAATAG
- a CDS encoding MFS transporter yields MKIGKPQLSFWQIFNMNVGFLGIQYSFGLQQTAINPLFLYLGATEEMLPILNIAGPVTGLVVQPIIGAMSDKTWSPKWGRRKPYFLIGALIGSLCLFIFPTSPALWFAVGLLWILDVGNNMAMEPYRAFVGDKLPEKQLSLGYQMQSLFVGAGILLAMGSIVLFQKLFGAETVEGIGVVPTWMYYSFYVGGVLSITTVLWSVLKTPEIPPSPEELEEINHNKSQPIGERMAKPFKEIANAIKDMPTFMWKLSAVYLFQWYALFVYWQYITPLFMKTMGYGISEAASQSAQMSLTYNIVTMVVALALVPLTLKYGGKKVYAFSLVGTGLALFAIPFINDSLLVLAPMVLFGVGWAAMMGIPYTMVSKVVPQERRGVYMGILNMMIVIPMGIETLTFGPIYKYLLGGNAVNAILFAGGFFIISAILAMRLNVSKARDL; encoded by the coding sequence ATGAAAATTGGCAAACCACAGTTAAGCTTTTGGCAGATATTTAATATGAATGTTGGATTTCTGGGAATCCAATACAGTTTTGGATTGCAACAAACTGCTATAAATCCACTATTTCTTTATTTAGGAGCTACGGAGGAAATGTTGCCAATTTTGAATATCGCTGGTCCTGTCACTGGGCTGGTCGTTCAGCCTATTATTGGAGCAATGTCGGATAAAACTTGGTCGCCCAAATGGGGCAGGCGTAAGCCCTATTTCTTGATTGGTGCTTTAATCGGGAGCTTATGTTTATTTATTTTCCCGACAAGTCCCGCGCTTTGGTTCGCAGTAGGTCTCCTATGGATTTTGGACGTGGGTAATAACATGGCTATGGAACCTTATCGCGCCTTCGTTGGGGATAAGTTGCCCGAAAAGCAGTTGAGTCTCGGTTATCAAATGCAAAGTTTGTTCGTTGGAGCAGGGATTCTATTGGCTATGGGTTCTATAGTGCTCTTTCAAAAATTATTTGGTGCAGAAACAGTAGAAGGAATTGGAGTTGTGCCAACATGGATGTACTATTCCTTTTATGTGGGCGGTGTACTCTCTATCACTACGGTTTTATGGTCGGTTTTGAAAACTCCTGAAATTCCACCTTCTCCAGAGGAATTGGAAGAAATTAATCACAATAAGAGTCAACCTATTGGTGAGCGTATGGCTAAACCATTTAAGGAGATAGCAAATGCCATAAAGGATATGCCCACGTTTATGTGGAAACTAAGTGCTGTATATCTTTTTCAGTGGTACGCCCTTTTTGTTTATTGGCAATACATTACCCCATTGTTTATGAAAACGATGGGATATGGGATTTCTGAAGCTGCCTCACAATCGGCACAAATGAGCCTCACATATAATATAGTCACTATGGTCGTCGCATTGGCCCTAGTACCGCTTACGCTGAAATATGGCGGTAAAAAAGTCTACGCATTTAGTCTTGTGGGAACGGGTTTGGCGCTGTTTGCGATTCCTTTTATCAATGATTCTTTGTTGGTACTTGCACCCATGGTGTTATTCGGGGTTGGTTGGGCCGCAATGATGGGTATCCCTTACACTATGGTTTCAAAAGTAGTGCCTCAGGAGAGAAGGGGTGTTTATATGGGAATTTTAAATATGATGATTGTAATTCCTATGGGGATAGAAACCTTGACTTTTGGCCCAATTTATAAATACTTATTAGGTGGGAATGCGGTAAATGCAATACTTTTTGCAGGCGGATTTTTTATTATTTCCGCTATACTTGCCATGCGTCTCAACGTTTCCAAAGCAAGGGATTTATAG
- the queG gene encoding tRNA epoxyqueuosine(34) reductase QueG has translation MNRSEITQLIKTEAKRLGFLSCGISKAEFLEEEAPRLEKWLNQNMNGEMVYMENYFDKRLDPRLLVDGAKSVISLTLNYYPEKTQIDDTYKISKYAYGQDYHHVIKAKLKKLQEFISEEIGEVNGRAFVDSAPVLDKAWAAKSGLGWIGKHSNLLTQQVGSFYFIAELIVDLELEHDMPVTDHCGTCTACIDACPTEAIVEPYVVDGSKCISYFTIELKNEIPSEFEGQFNDWAFGCDICQDVCPWNKFSKPHREPLFNPHPDLLSMTKKDWEEITETVFKKVFQKSAVKRTKFSGLQRNINFLK, from the coding sequence ATGAACCGAAGCGAAATAACCCAACTTATAAAAACCGAAGCCAAACGCCTCGGTTTTTTGTCATGTGGTATTTCCAAAGCAGAGTTTTTGGAGGAAGAGGCCCCACGATTGGAAAAATGGCTGAACCAGAATATGAATGGCGAAATGGTATATATGGAAAACTATTTCGACAAACGTTTGGACCCGAGACTGTTGGTCGACGGAGCAAAATCGGTAATATCGCTAACACTAAATTATTACCCTGAGAAAACCCAAATTGATGATACCTACAAGATTTCCAAATATGCCTACGGTCAGGATTATCACCATGTCATCAAAGCGAAACTGAAAAAATTACAGGAATTCATTTCTGAGGAAATAGGGGAAGTTAATGGAAGGGCTTTTGTTGATTCCGCTCCGGTATTGGATAAGGCGTGGGCAGCTAAGAGTGGTCTGGGATGGATTGGAAAGCACAGTAATTTATTGACGCAACAAGTGGGTTCCTTTTACTTTATCGCTGAACTCATTGTGGACTTGGAACTGGAACATGATATGCCGGTCACCGACCATTGTGGTACATGTACGGCGTGTATTGACGCTTGTCCAACGGAGGCAATCGTTGAGCCTTATGTCGTAGATGGAAGTAAGTGTATTTCATATTTTACCATAGAACTTAAAAATGAAATTCCAAGTGAATTTGAGGGGCAATTCAATGATTGGGCTTTCGGATGTGATATTTGCCAGGACGTATGTCCGTGGAACAAATTTTCAAAACCGCACCGAGAGCCGCTTTTCAACCCGCATCCGGATTTGCTTTCCATGACCAAGAAAGATTGGGAAGAAATTACCGAGACCGTTTTTAAAAAGGTATTTCAAAAGTCGGCCGTAAAGCGTACCAAGTTCTCCGGTCTACAACGCAACATCAATTTTTTAAAGTAA
- a CDS encoding c-type cytochrome → MKVKLIMIIFLFSSALWVGCKEKKNENLEVAQSTNIETNLIEHGEYMVNVLGCTDCHTPKKMTQEGPIHDMEKYMMGFDASTTLPPVPENVPIGPWVLFKGDLTAAVGPWGTSYAGNLTPHETGIGTWSLEQFQKALREAKFKGLDGTRPIMPPMPRHYAYLTDADIEAIFVYLKSIKPIENIVPGYEPPSS, encoded by the coding sequence ATGAAAGTAAAACTAATCATGATCATATTTCTCTTCTCAAGTGCCCTTTGGGTAGGATGCAAAGAAAAGAAAAATGAAAATTTAGAAGTTGCTCAAAGTACGAACATAGAGACGAACTTAATAGAACACGGTGAATATATGGTTAATGTCCTAGGGTGTACCGATTGCCATACGCCTAAAAAAATGACCCAAGAGGGTCCTATACATGATATGGAGAAGTACATGATGGGTTTTGACGCCTCAACAACATTACCACCTGTTCCGGAAAACGTGCCCATTGGTCCCTGGGTGCTTTTTAAAGGAGACCTGACGGCAGCTGTGGGTCCGTGGGGAACATCATATGCAGGCAACCTCACGCCACATGAAACTGGAATAGGTACATGGTCTTTAGAACAGTTTCAAAAAGCCTTGCGAGAGGCCAAATTTAAGGGGCTGGATGGTACAAGGCCAATAATGCCTCCAATGCCTCGGCATTATGCCTACCTTACCGATGCGGACATTGAAGCAATCTTTGTGTACTTAAAATCAATTAAGCCTATTGAAAATATAGTACCGGGATACGAGCCTCCTTCGTCATAG
- the ruvA gene encoding Holliday junction branch migration protein RuvA, with product MIHHLKGKLVEKNPTHVIIECGGVGYFVNISLHTFSKISDGESISLFTHLQIKEDSHTLFGFAEKSEREIFRLLLSVSGIGSSTARTMLSSMSPAQIRDAIANGDVPSIQSIKGIGAKTAQRVILDLKDKVLKVYDIDEVSPTPNNTNKDEALSALEVLGFARRQAEKVVDKVISQDSSLSVENIIKLALKNL from the coding sequence ATGATCCACCATCTTAAAGGAAAATTAGTAGAAAAAAACCCTACCCATGTCATTATTGAATGTGGAGGTGTAGGCTATTTCGTGAATATCTCATTACACACTTTTTCTAAGATTTCGGATGGAGAATCAATAAGTCTATTTACCCATCTACAAATAAAGGAAGATTCCCATACCCTTTTTGGATTCGCCGAAAAATCGGAAAGAGAAATTTTCCGTTTGTTATTATCCGTTTCAGGAATAGGTTCCAGCACGGCAAGAACCATGTTGTCATCTATGTCTCCCGCCCAAATTAGGGACGCCATTGCCAATGGAGATGTGCCCTCCATACAGTCCATAAAAGGTATTGGGGCCAAAACGGCTCAGCGGGTAATTTTGGATCTTAAGGACAAGGTTTTAAAAGTCTACGACATAGACGAAGTTTCCCCAACTCCGAACAATACAAATAAGGATGAAGCGTTATCTGCATTAGAGGTTCTAGGATTTGCTAGAAGACAGGCCGAGAAGGTAGTGGATAAAGTCATTTCCCAAGATTCCTCCCTAAGCGTAGAGAACATCATAAAACTTGCGCTCAAAAATTTGTAA